One region of Anticarsia gemmatalis isolate Benzon Research Colony breed Stoneville strain chromosome 2, ilAntGemm2 primary, whole genome shotgun sequence genomic DNA includes:
- the LOC142979122 gene encoding uncharacterized protein LOC142979122, with the protein MVRGTGAAPTNTEKSVPVNLRPDPFKDRYKILFKYKKMPKVELKYNLGEQVKNMRSDVLKKDNVDVSKTRWPQNKINYRLSGQRVPQDQAGNSNFFMSMFPEKDIINYPPKYFKRELNNASNNDSENMDIKAIYVVGKSEIENTTFSLEKLIDSLIESSFDTNKSVNTIDRELEVVTNITSNLMTTIKPVTEQIHDNETTNVISINLTNENIDKNKYTDINAESNTTAFNQMIATLSKRIDIQNNTSMEMVRRISAGYDFDTTITTQRPKDAYRNDNIEIVTTENTLSLIEREIRPRKKSRQRFARRLQKSKHNK; encoded by the exons ATGGTGCGGGGTACAGGTGCAG CCCCAACAAATACAGAAAAATCAGTGCCAGTAAATCTCAGACCAGATCCGTTCAAAGACAGATACAAGATCCTATTCAAATACAAGAAGATGCCAAAAGTAGAACTGAAGTACAACCTTGGAGAACAAGTCAAGAATATGAGGTCAGATGTTTTGAAGAAAGACAACGTAGATGTGTCTAAAACTAGATGGCCTCAGAACAAAATTAACTATCGTTTGAGCGGACAACGAGTACCACAAGACCAGGCAGGAAATTCCAACTTCTTTATGTCCATGTTCCCTGAAAAAGATATCATAAATTATCCaccaaaatatttcaaacgtgAACTGAATAATGCGAGCAACAATGACAGTGAAAATATGGATATAAAAGCAATTTACGTTGTAGGAAAATCTGAAATTGAAAACACAACTTTCTCTCTAGAAAAGCTAATCGACAGTCTGATTGAAAGCAGCTTTGATACtaataaatctgtaaatacAATCGATAGAGAACTCGAAGTTGTGACAAATATAACCAGCAATCTTA TGACAACTATAAAACCAGTAACAGAACAGATACATGACAATGAAACAACAAAtgttatatcgattaatttaacaaatgaaaacatcgataaaaacaaatatactgACATAAACGCAGAAAGTAATACTACAGCTTTTAATCAAATGATAGCAACTCTATCTAAAAGAATTGATATACAAAACAACACGAGTATGGAAATGGTCAGACGAATAAGTGCGGGATATGATTTTGATACAACGATCACTACTCAGAGACCTAAAGATGCTTATAGGAATGATAATATAGAAATTGTAACTACAGAAAATACGCTTTCACTGATCGAACGTGAAATAAGACCGAGAAAAAAGAGTCGACAAAGATTTGCTCGGAGACTTCAGAAAAGTAAACACAATAAATGA
- the LOC142979148 gene encoding cytochrome P450 6k1-like: MILAIILIGLIVTLILVFLIGNNNERYWKKRGVKFHTKNKVTGVFWNFLTQKGALFEHFGMLYNEYKNEPAVGIGSVVTPALFVIHPKNVQHVLQGDFNAFNHRGIEGVEGDTLAENLLFLNGSKWKVVRQNMSPLFTANKLKSMFYIIDKCAQDLVIYLKDNSQKWEGGCFDTLMTYCNAAVCGSIFGINSESIFDSPFLQVAKDITAPSFKNNFRFAMMNLSPKICRIFGIKFFKEHEEFLIDAITKVIQQREKENVKKHDFADICVHIQKNGVMKDSATGYQVEPSYGLLTAQAVFFLIAGVEPVAIAIFATLMELGRNPEILAKVHQEIDEQFEKHEGKITYDVISEMKYLHKILSEALRKNPPIGTISRQCVRDTVLPVGNIKVEKGTKTFSPVYHIHNDPRVYPSPEIFDPERFAKDSKQREEFYMPFGMGNRMCIGARYAKLQMAAGVVHVLRHFTVKTKELGPPQYKHHFIQVRPLNVDVQFIPRNVK; this comes from the coding sequence ATGATCCTAGCAATCATTCTAATAGGTTTAATAGTAACCTTAATACTAGTTTTTCTGATCGGTAATAACAATGAAAGGTACTGGAAAAAACGCGGTGTAAAGTTCCATACGAAGAATAAAGTGACCGGTGTTTTTTGGAATTTCTTAACGCAGAAAGGAGCATTGTTTGAACATTTTGGAATGCTGTATAACGAATATAAAAATGAGCCAGCTGTGGGAATCGGATCTGTTGTGACACCGGCATTGTTTGTGATACATCCAAAGAATGTACAACACGTATTACAAGGGGATTTCAATGCTTTCAACCATCGTGGAATTGAAGGCGTAGAAGGAGATACTTTGGCTGAAAATCTACTATTCCTTAACGGATCCAAATGGAAGGTAGTGCGGCAAAATATGAGTCCTCTCTTCACTGCAAATAAGTTAAAGAGCATGTTTTACATTATTGATAAATGTGCTCAAGATTTAGTGATATATTTGAAAGATAACTCTCAAAAGTGGGAAGGCGGATGCTTTGATACTCTGATGACGTATTGCAATGCAGCTGTTTGTGGTTCCATCTTCGGTATCAATTCAGAATCCATATTCGACTCGCCGTTCCTCCAAGTAGCCAAAGACATCACGGCGCCTTCGTTCAAGAATAACTTTAGATTTGCTATGATGAATCTCAGTCCAAAAATATGCAGAATATTCGGTATCAAGTTCTTTAAAGAACACGAAGAATTTCTAATCGATGCTATAACCAAAGTTATACAACAgagagaaaaagaaaatgttaagaaGCATGATTTCGCTGATATTTGTGTTCATATACAGAAGAATGGTGTTATGAAGGATTCAGCTACTGGTTATCAGGTAGAACCGTCTTACGGTCTTTTGACAGCCCAAGCCGTATTCTTCTTAATAGCTGGCGTAGAGCCTGTTGCTATCGCGATATTTGCTACGCTGATGGAACTGGGCCGCAATCCAGAAATACTAGCAAAGGTACATCAAGAAATAGATGAACAATTCGAAAAACATGAAGGTAAAATTACTTACGATGTCATATCTGAGatgaaatatttacacaaaatactaAGCGAGGCTTTGAGAAAGAATCCTCCTATTGGTACTATTAGTCGTCAATGTGTTAGAGATACTGTTCTACCAGTTGGTAATATAAAAGTGGAGAAAGGAACCAAAACGTTTTCTCCTGTTTATCACATACATAACGATCCTAGAGTTTACCCTTCACCAGAAATTTTTGACCCTGAAAGGTTTGCCAAAGATAGTAAGCAGCGTGAAGAATTCTATATGCCTTTTGGTATGGGTAATAGAATGTGTATTGGAGCAAGATACGCTAAATTGCAAATGGCGGCTGGTGTAGTGCATGTTCTTCGGCACTTCACAGTGAAGACCAAGGAATTGGGTCCTCCACAGTATAAACATCACTTTATTCAAGTTAGACCTTTAAATGTTGATGTGCAGTTTATACCAAGGAAtgtaaaatga